In one Deltaproteobacteria bacterium genomic region, the following are encoded:
- a CDS encoding zinc ribbon domain-containing protein — protein sequence MPTYEFECTHCGHRFEAVRRISECSEELSCERCGKPAERVFSAFAVAGTTRSSMSTAVRRGGGGCDSSGGG from the coding sequence ATGCCCACCTACGAGTTCGAGTGTACCCACTGCGGCCACCGCTTCGAAGCCGTGCGCCGCATCAGCGAATGTAGCGAGGAGCTGTCGTGCGAGCGCTGCGGCAAGCCGGCCGAGCGTGTCTTCTCGGCCTTCGCCGTCGCAGGCACGACACGTTCCTCGATGAGCACCGCCGTTCGCCGTGGAGGCGGCGGTTGCGACTCCTCCGGCGGCGGCTGA
- a CDS encoding right-handed parallel beta-helix repeat-containing protein, whose amino-acid sequence MGCGSSSAGADAQAADGSVADQGSRDRGADAREGDSGGPCVKPTSGLAITKDTVLCGGEYKLGEPGGKGVIQLAASGVTLRCRGTVLVGQKKWAKGEPAELGIVINGFKKVTVVGCTARGYRYGLLAIDAEELELRENDFSDNFHDPNAEWVFDAVQGGGVRFERVVGGRVEKNKLARNWNGFELRESEKVTVKDNTVDHCSNTAGLVLKSHHNVIEGNDLSWAYRGKLTWPTAWWGVDTKDSAGLLLDAGSSYNRILKNNLTYGGDGLFLRAVIGACPHHNYAEGNDTSFSPHNAIESWCDDNTYVGNKANKSDYGIWLGGSDRTLVQGNEVNENRYDGFSIQIGESRDTVIDGNVVKKNGRAGMLFTGREYQAWHDLNHWSASLANASGYVIQRNDFAGNGKHDIFLTAIRGVLIVSNTFDGAPRIVEGRDALDVRTLEQGATTQKDPPIVQLAVGEGRVGGELVLDAAGSASLAGGKLSYFWLVQDNRVKFAPAEMPVPLFAGLGQETQVVVPERPGAFGVQLLVDDGSLGAVISSRVYVAPPEDLTEGTAKEWAFTCENKPDCVTSIVDDRTFHVSGSASVHVTTDAPYPFTLRREEPAGHPRRVGRGGLLGFFLRANNPNATWQGMGPVVTLHTLQGKVVLTPGADLLAAAQGEWIFVEVPPSGGPGWKRAGTGARELDVTAVELTVDTYGYLAYDLWLDGFGYY is encoded by the coding sequence TTGGGCTGCGGTTCCAGCTCCGCCGGCGCCGACGCCCAGGCCGCGGACGGCTCGGTGGCGGACCAGGGGAGCCGCGACCGCGGAGCCGACGCGCGGGAAGGGGACAGCGGCGGTCCGTGCGTGAAGCCCACCTCGGGGCTGGCGATCACCAAGGACACGGTGCTCTGCGGGGGCGAGTACAAGCTGGGAGAGCCGGGGGGCAAGGGCGTGATCCAGCTCGCTGCGTCGGGGGTGACGCTGCGTTGCCGCGGCACGGTGCTCGTCGGCCAGAAGAAGTGGGCCAAGGGGGAGCCGGCGGAGCTCGGCATCGTGATCAACGGCTTCAAGAAGGTCACGGTCGTGGGCTGCACCGCCCGCGGCTATCGCTACGGCCTGCTGGCCATCGACGCCGAGGAGCTGGAGCTGCGCGAGAACGACTTCTCGGACAACTTCCACGACCCGAACGCGGAGTGGGTCTTCGACGCGGTGCAGGGGGGAGGGGTGCGGTTCGAGCGCGTGGTCGGCGGCCGCGTGGAGAAGAACAAGCTGGCGCGCAACTGGAACGGCTTCGAGCTGCGCGAGAGCGAGAAGGTCACCGTGAAGGACAACACGGTGGACCACTGCAGCAACACCGCCGGGCTCGTGCTGAAGAGCCACCACAACGTGATCGAGGGGAACGACCTGAGCTGGGCCTACCGGGGCAAGCTCACCTGGCCCACCGCGTGGTGGGGGGTGGACACCAAGGACTCGGCGGGGCTCCTCCTCGACGCGGGGAGCTCGTACAACCGCATCCTGAAGAACAACCTGACCTACGGCGGCGACGGGCTCTTTCTGCGCGCGGTGATCGGGGCCTGTCCGCACCACAACTATGCCGAAGGGAACGACACCTCGTTCAGCCCGCACAACGCGATCGAGAGCTGGTGCGACGACAACACCTACGTCGGGAACAAGGCCAACAAGAGCGACTACGGCATCTGGCTCGGCGGGAGCGACCGGACGCTCGTGCAGGGCAACGAGGTCAACGAGAACCGCTACGACGGGTTCTCGATCCAGATCGGCGAGAGCCGGGACACGGTGATCGACGGGAACGTCGTCAAGAAGAACGGCCGGGCGGGGATGCTCTTCACGGGGCGCGAGTACCAGGCCTGGCACGACCTGAACCACTGGAGCGCGAGCCTCGCCAACGCGAGCGGCTACGTGATCCAGCGGAACGACTTCGCCGGCAACGGGAAGCACGACATCTTCCTCACCGCCATCCGGGGCGTGCTCATCGTGTCGAACACCTTCGACGGCGCGCCGCGCATCGTGGAAGGGCGGGACGCGCTCGACGTGCGGACGCTCGAGCAGGGGGCGACGACGCAGAAGGACCCGCCGATCGTGCAGCTCGCGGTGGGCGAAGGGCGCGTCGGGGGCGAGCTGGTGCTCGACGCGGCGGGGTCGGCGAGTCTGGCGGGGGGCAAGCTCTCGTACTTCTGGCTGGTGCAGGACAACCGCGTGAAGTTCGCGCCGGCGGAGATGCCTGTGCCGCTCTTCGCCGGGCTCGGCCAGGAGACGCAGGTCGTGGTCCCCGAGCGCCCGGGGGCCTTCGGCGTGCAGCTCCTCGTGGACGACGGCAGTCTCGGGGCAGTGATCTCATCGCGGGTCTATGTCGCGCCCCCCGAGGATCTCACCGAGGGGACGGCCAAGGAGTGGGCCTTCACCTGCGAGAACAAGCCCGACTGCGTGACCAGCATCGTGGACGACCGCACCTTCCATGTGAGCGGCTCGGCCTCGGTGCACGTCACGACCGACGCGCCGTATCCCTTCACCCTGCGGCGCGAGGAGCCGGCGGGGCACCCGCGGCGGGTGGGGCGAGGCGGCCTGCTCGGGTTCTTTCTGAGGGCGAACAACCCGAACGCGACCTGGCAGGGGATGGGGCCCGTCGTCACGCTGCACACGCTGCAGGGGAAGGTCGTTCTCACCCCCGGGGCGGATCTGCTCGCGGCGGCGCAAGGGGAGTGGATCTTCGTCGAGGTGCCGCCGAGCGGAGGACCGGGCTGGAAGCGGGCCGGGACGGGCGCGCGGGAGCTGGACGTGACGGCGGTCGAGCTGACGGTGGATACGTACGGGTATCTGGCGTACGACCTCTGGCTCGACGGCTTCGGCTATTACTAG